The nucleotide sequence GCGCGCGCCTCCGGACGATGCTCTGCATCGCCGGGCGAAACATGCAGGCCGAGGTCTATCTGAGCAGACCTAATCGCCCCACTGCGCGAAGGCGTCGTTGAAGGCGCGCTCGCCGGGGGCGCCCTTCTCGATGGCGATGATGGCGCGGCGCTGGTTGGCGTAGACCAGCGGCACGTCGAACCAGGAGCGCTCCTTCAGGAGCTGGACGTTGCGGGCACGGTCGGCGTCGACATTGGAGAGGCCGACCAGGAAGAAGCCGTCGGTGACCTTGACCGCGAGGCCGGCGAGCGGGGTGCCGCGCGCCTGCTCGTTCGACTTCATCAGGATGCCCGGCACGTTGGAAACGCTGCCGCCCGGAAAATCCGGCGGCAGGATGAAGGTCAGCTCCGCCGTGTGGCTCGCCGGCAGCGACGAGTCGGTATTGCGGCGGAACGACATCGTCATCTTGAACTTGCGGTCGGGGATCTCGATGTCGGCGCGCACGGCGACGTCGGCCTTCTGGTTGCCCGTCGCCTTGATCGGCTCCAGCCGCCACACCACCGAGCCGACATATTGCTTGCCCTTCGGATCGGACGGATCCTCGTCATAGAGCACGACCTTCTGCGCCACCGGCGCGACCGGCTGGTCGCTGGCCGAGGGCTGGCCGACGCGATCCGGAATCTTGGGCTTGCTCTGCGGCTGGGCCGGATCCTTCGGCGCTTCCACCACCTGGGTCGGCGAGGACTTGAAAAAGTTGGTCGCAGTCTGGAGCAGCGGCTTGCCCCAGAGGATGCCGGCGCCGACCAGGATCAGCACGATGCCGACGGCGATCGCGCTCTTGAACGGAAAGGACGAGCGGGCGCGCTTGGGCTTCTTGCCGTCGCGGTCGAGGACGGGAATGTGCGGACGCCCCGACGGCGGCCGTGGCGCATAGCGCTCGGCCTCCTCGATCGACTCGTCGTAGGAATAGGGCGCGTCCTGCTCACCGGCGCGGTTCTCCAGGCTCGGCTCCAGCCGGTCGAATTCCGGCGAGGGCGAGGGCACGTTGGCGTAGGTGCGGCGCGCGGCGCGGTTGGCCTGCGCGGCGGCGCCGCCGAGATCGTTGACGTCGGCGGTGATGTCGCGGAAGCCGCGGACGCCCGGGGCCGGCGGCAATGGCGGCGGCGGACCGACGTCGGGCGGGCGGCGACCGGCTTGACGGTCGGCTTGGCGGTCACGACCGGACGGCGGCGCAGGCGGCGGCTCCGGCATCGGCGGCGGGGCCGACGGACCCGGCTGGCGCGGCGCGTCGAAACGCGGAGCCCGCGGCGGGCGCGGGGCATCGCCCTGGTCATCGACGTTGAAGGACGGGCGGTCGGCACGCGGCGGCGGCGGAGCCGGACGGGCGCGGGGAGCGGCCGGCTGAGACGGAGGCGGGTTGCCCTCGGCGGCGCGGGTGCTGGCCCGGCGGAAGGCGTCACCGCTGCCGCTGCTGCGGGTACCGCCACCAGGGCGCGAGGCCTCGCGGGCGCGCTGGGCGGCCTCCGATTCGACCTTGCGGACGGCCTCTTCCAGCGACAGCCGTTCGCGGGTGATCTCGGATTCGGACAGCGGCGGCTGAACGCTGCGGAGCTGCGCGATCAGGGCCGTGCGCGCCCGCTCATAGAGCGCGCGACGGCTTTCGCCGGGAGCATTGGGGTCCAGGGCGGCAATAGCGCGGGCGATCAGCGGATAGTAATCAGCCATTTCAACTCAACTATACGCACGTCCCGGTAAGATTTCGTTAAGCCTCAAACGGGTTTTGCACGAGGATAGTATCTTCGCGTTCGGGGCTGGTGGAAAGCAGTGCGACCGGGCACCCCACCAATTCCTCGATCCGGCGGACATATTTGATGGCCTGGGCCGGCAGCTGGGCCCAGGACCGTGCATTGGCGGTCGGCTCTTTCCAGCCCTCGATGGTCTCGTAGATCGGCTCGACCCGGGCCTGGGCGCCCTCGCCGGCCGGGAAATGGTCGATCTCCTTGCCGTCGAGCTTGTAGCCGGTGCAGACCTCGATCGAATCGAAGCCGTCGAGGATGTCCAGCTTGGTCAGCGCCAGGCCGTTGATGCCGCAGGTCCGGACGGTCTGGCGGACCAGCACCGCGTCGAACCAGCCGCAACGGCGCTTGCGTCCGGTATTGACCCCGAACTCGCGGCCGCGACGGCCGATCTCCTCGCCGATCTCGTTCAGAAGCTCGGTCGGAAACGGACCCTGGCCGACCCGCGTCGTATAGGCCTTGCAGATACCGAGCACGTAACCGACCCCGCTCGGGCCGATGCCCGTTCCTGTCGCGGCCTGCGCCGCCACAGTGTTCGAGGAGGTGACGTAGGGATAGGTGCCGTGGTCGACGTCGAGCAGCGCGCCCTGCGCGCCCTCGAACAGAATGCGCTTGCCGGCGCGCCGCTCCTGATCGAGCAGACGCCACACGGTCTCGGCATAGGGCAGAAGCTGGGGCGCAAGCGCGCTCAGCTCCTTCAGGATCTCCTCGCCGTCGAACTCAGGCAGGTTGAGGCCGCGGCGGAGTGCGTTGTGGTGGGCCAGCAGCCGGTCGATCTTGTGGGGGAGCGTGTCGAGGTCGGCGAGGTCCATCAGCCGAATCGCGCGGCGGCCGACCTTGTCCTCATAGGCCGGTCCGATGCCGCGACGGGTGGTGCCGATCGCGGTCGTCGAGTTGGAGCTTTCGCGCAAGGCGTCGAGCTCGCGATGCAACGGCAGGATCAGGGTGACGTTCTCCGCGACGCGCAGATTCTCCGGGCCGACCGCGACGCCCTGCCCGCGCAGCTTGGCGACCTCGTCGAGGAAGGCCTGCGCATCGAACACCACGCCGTTGCCGATCACCGCCAGTTTCGACGGGCGCAGCACGCCCGAGGGCAACAGCGCGAGCTTGTAGGTCTCGCCGTTGATGACCAGCGTGTGGCCGGCATTATGGCCGCCCTGGAAGCGCGCGACGATGTCCGCCTGCTCCGACAACCAGTCGACGATCTTGCCCTTTCCTTCGTCGCCCCACTGGGCGCCGACGACGACAACATTGGCCATTCGCGGGTAATCCTTCGAAGATTTTAGATGCGCCAGCCCAGCCGACGGCCGGAGCCGTTCGCACGCGAGGCAGCCAACCGGATAAAGGAAGCAGCCTCTCTAGGCAAGCAAGAACGGGGCTTTTTCGGGGCTCAAGAGGCACTTTAAGCCTTTGATATCCCCGGAAAATCCAGAACCCTTCCAGGGGGATCGCAAGCCTTCGACCAAAGCGTGAGGCGCTGATCGGCCGCTGCATGGACGCGATGCGTCCGCACCCCGTTGATGCAGGCTCGATTTCCGTGTCTTTGGGTAGCCGCCGCCGGGCACTCAGCCGGTCCGACCTCGTCGGGCCGGGGCCTCGGCGTACTCGCGGGGCCACAACAATCACAATGTCCGCCACCGGCCAGACCACGGGCGCCGAATCATCCGGCCACAGCTGGATCGCCAACCAGCCTTATCTGCTGCTCAGCATCACCTCGCTGTGCTGGGCCGGCAACGCCATTGTCGGGCGGCTCGCCGCCGGCCACATTCCGCCCGTCACACTGTCGTTCCTGCGCTGGAGCTTCGCCTTCCTGCTGGTGCTGCCGTTCGCCTGGAAACATCTGGCGCAGGACTGGCCCGCGATCCGCAGCAAGCTCGGCCTGATGGTCACGCTCTCGATCACCGGCATCGGCGCCTTCAACACGCTGCAATACTGGGCGCTGGAGCATACCCAGGCGC is from Bradyrhizobium xenonodulans and encodes:
- a CDS encoding adenylosuccinate synthase, translating into MANVVVVGAQWGDEGKGKIVDWLSEQADIVARFQGGHNAGHTLVINGETYKLALLPSGVLRPSKLAVIGNGVVFDAQAFLDEVAKLRGQGVAVGPENLRVAENVTLILPLHRELDALRESSNSTTAIGTTRRGIGPAYEDKVGRRAIRLMDLADLDTLPHKIDRLLAHHNALRRGLNLPEFDGEEILKELSALAPQLLPYAETVWRLLDQERRAGKRILFEGAQGALLDVDHGTYPYVTSSNTVAAQAATGTGIGPSGVGYVLGICKAYTTRVGQGPFPTELLNEIGEEIGRRGREFGVNTGRKRRCGWFDAVLVRQTVRTCGINGLALTKLDILDGFDSIEVCTGYKLDGKEIDHFPAGEGAQARVEPIYETIEGWKEPTANARSWAQLPAQAIKYVRRIEELVGCPVALLSTSPEREDTILVQNPFEA